AACGATTCCAGTTTGTGAGCTTTAATTATCTCCTCTTCCATATTCTTTCGCTCGGTGATGTCTTCCACGACACCCATCACACCGGTGACGTTTCCGCCCGAGTCACGTAGAGGAACGGCCCGGGCAGACAACCACAATTGTGCCGAACTGGTAGTGGTTTCATAAAGGGTCTCATGGTGGCCAAGCTCCCCTTCAAAAGCCTTCTCCACTATTGGGACAAAGCTTTGGTCTTTGAGCTTTCTCAGGTCTAAGCCGATGATTTTGTCGTAAGTGGAGCGAAATATTTGAACCAGGTGATTGTTACACTGGGTTATCTTGAAATCCCGGTCTATTATACATACACCGATTGGTGACTGGTCAAAAAGCGTCCGGTAGCGTTCTTCCGACTGCCTTAACGCTTCCGCCTGCTTTGCGTTGTTGATTGCCACTTCGATCTGCTGCACCACGATATCGAGCAGTTTGAGCTCTTCCTGGTCAAAAGCGTTTTTCTCCAAGGAATTTATACCCATCATACCCACAGTCTGTCCTTCGAATCGTATCGGCATGGACAAGTAGCTCTTTATGCCCAACTCCTTTCCGGCAGGGCCCATAAACCGGTCATTTTCCACATCATCACAATAAACCGGCTCGGCTTCCAGGATCGTTTTCCAGGTGAGGCCTTTTGGATAAGGAATCCTACCGGCGCGTTCAAGATAACTGCTGGTTAGGCCCCGATGGGCCTTCAGCACCGCCTCTTTGCCCTCTACCAAATAAATGCCCACGATGTCTGCCTTGTCTATATTCTGGCTCATCGAATCCACCGCGTTTTCCAAAACGTCCTGTAAGTTGATCGACTGATGAACGCTTCGGGTTACGGTACTGATGATGGTTTCATAGCGGCTCTTCTTGGCTAACTGGTGGAGTTTTTGCTTAAGGGCCTCCTCTGCCCTTTTACGCTCGGTTATGTCCTCGACCGTTCCCTCGTAATATAAAACGGTGTTATCCTTTCCCCGAACTGCTCTGGCACTTTCGCGGACAAAAATTACGCACCCATCATTCTTTAACCAAGCAGATTCAAGCCCGACTACCTTACCCTCCCGCTCCAGTAGCGCCTTGAACCTACTTCTGGCGTTTTTATCCTCGAATCCTTCCTGCTCTAAGTTGCGTGAAACCATCTCCTCCAAGCTAGAAAAGCCTAGCATTTTGATCAATGCCGGATTAGCCATTAGGATTCGGCCGTCGGGGGTGGTGCGATAAACACCGGTGGGGACGTTTTCAAAAAGGTTTCTGTATTCCTCTTCGGTCTCTTTGAGGGCATCTTCCGCCTTCTTCCGTTTGATTGCGTTTTCTACGGTTGCCGGGAGGACTTTGAGGTAATTCTGTTCCGGGTCCTTTATCAGATAATCATAGGCGCCCGCTTTGATGGCGTTAGCGGCGATCTCTTCATCACCCATTCCGGTAGTAATAACCACCGGTATCGCTATGGAGCCTAGAATATCCAGTGCTGTCCCGTCTCCCAGAAAGTAATCCGAGACTATCACATCAAACTCATTCGAGACTAAAAGTTTTTTGGTCTCCAAAATTGACCCGGCTATTTCATAGTGGTAAGGGATATTTTCCTTCTGAACGAACCGTTTGAAAGCCATCTGGTCAACTTTATCATCTTCTATAAGCAATACTTTTATAGTATTCATCGTACGCTATGGAACTTAATATAGGCTTCTGTCCGAAATCATTCCGCCAATTCGCTTAGCGTCCAGTACATATCGATCGCCCTCATTACCTCGACAAACTGCAGGTAATCAACCGGTTTGATCATATATCCGGCGACACCAAGCTCAAAACTCTCTATCCGGTCCTGTTCCTCTTTAGAGGTGGTAAGAACTACGACCGGAATCCTTTTCAACAACTCGTCCTTTTTTGCTATCTTCAGAAATTCAATTCCGTTCATTCTAGGCATATTCAAGTCCAAGAGGATGATGCCCGGTTTCTGGTTTCTGTCGTTTTTCAAGAAATCCAACGCTTCTTCGCCGTTGCTGGAGATGTCCAAGCGGTTGGTAACATTCAGGTCCTTGAGTGCGCGTTTGACCGTTATGGCATCCACCTGGTCGTCTTCGACCAGAAGAATAGGTTTTGCGTTTTTCATCTTACCCTCCACCCTGCCTATTGGCATGTGTTAAGACCAAGGACCGGTTATACACATCTTGGCACTCATACCGGCAATGTAAAGAAGAACTTACTCCCGTGTCCCACCTTCGACTCTACCCAGATCTTTCCGTTATACATCTCTATGATTTTTTTGACCAAAGCCAGGCCGACGCCCGTGTTCTCGGATTCATCCCGAGGTGCCAGCGTCTGGAATATCTGAAAAATCTTATCGAAGTACTTTTCCTCGATTCCCGGGCCGTTGTCGGCTATGCTGAACTTCCAATAACCGTCCTCCTGGGCGCAGGTTATTTTGATTTCTCCCCTCTGCTTATCCATGAACTTCACGGCGTTGCTCAGTAAGTTTTGGAAAACCTGCTCCATACGGGTACGTTCACACAATATCGAGGGCAACTCGTCCTCAACCTGTATGTCGATATGAGCGGGGGGTGCTATTAAGTAAATGACCTCGGCCAAAAGTTGATTAAGGTTTACCAGCACCTTTCGCTCCTTGACTCGGCCTGTCCTCGAATACTGCAGGATGCCGTCTATAAGACTGTGCATTCTCTTTACCCTTGTGACCAGTAGGCTTAACTGATTTTTTCCGTCTTCTTCCAGTTTCTCCGCATAATCTGTTGCTATCCAATTTGCCAGAGAGCTAATAGCGCGGAGGGGAGCCTTCAAATCGTGGGACACAATGTAGGCAAAATCATTCAATTCCTGGTTGACACTCTCTAATTCCTTAAGAAGCTGGGTCTGCCTTTCTTCGGATTTCCTGCGTTCAGTTATATCCCGGGAGGCGATAATACCTCTTATTTCTCCGGCCGCGGTTCGAAACGGCCTACCGGTGCTTTCGAGCCAGTTCCACTGGCCGTTTTTGTGCCTGAACCTAAAGATAGCGTGCCCCGAGGAAAAGGTTGCAATCGCTCTTTGAAACTCAGAAATTACCCTTGAGCGGTCATCCGGGTGAATAAACTCAAAGATGCTTTTACCCTGAAGTTCATCCGGTTGATAATCCAACAGGTCTTTATGTTTGGGATTGACATACAAGAAGCGGCCGTCGGCGCTCGTCTCGCATATGTAATCGAATGAATATTCGACAAGGGTACGGTTCTTTTCCTCGCTCTCTTTAAGCGCTTCCTCCACCCGTCTGCGCTCCGCTATCTCCGCCTGAAGCGTCTTATTTGCCTTCTCCAGCTCCAGAGTACGTTCCAGAACACGCTTTTCTAAATCTTTTTGTGCCACCTGTAATGCCTTTTCGGCAATCCGGCGTGCTTCCCGTTCCTGCTCGAGCATTTTTTCGAGGCGGATAAGTTCCCCTTTGTCAACGTAATCACGCTTCTTTACCATTATGTTTGTCCTGTTTGGCCAATAAAGTTCGGATAAAGTATTTCTCTACCTTCTATCTATTCAAGCAATGGTTTAGTGGAGATAGAAGCCTATTTCAGCCTCCGTTAATAGCTTCACGAACTATCTTACTCAACTCCTCTATTCTATACGGCTTAACGACAAACCCTCTAAAACCGTATTTCACAAACTCCGACATCCCCGAGTTGTTTGAGTATCCACTCGACACGATTGCTCTAACCCCTGAATCCAGCTTGGACAACTCTTCCATAGCCTCTTTACCCCCCATTCCGCCGGGT
This portion of the Thermodesulfobacteriota bacterium genome encodes:
- a CDS encoding response regulator, producing the protein MKNAKPILLVEDDQVDAITVKRALKDLNVTNRLDISSNGEEALDFLKNDRNQKPGIILLDLNMPRMNGIEFLKIAKKDELLKRIPVVVLTTSKEEQDRIESFELGVAGYMIKPVDYLQFVEVMRAIDMYWTLSELAE
- a CDS encoding PAS domain S-box protein, with translation MNTIKVLLIEDDKVDQMAFKRFVQKENIPYHYEIAGSILETKKLLVSNEFDVIVSDYFLGDGTALDILGSIAIPVVITTGMGDEEIAANAIKAGAYDYLIKDPEQNYLKVLPATVENAIKRKKAEDALKETEEEYRNLFENVPTGVYRTTPDGRILMANPALIKMLGFSSLEEMVSRNLEQEGFEDKNARSRFKALLEREGKVVGLESAWLKNDGCVIFVRESARAVRGKDNTVLYYEGTVEDITERKRAEEALKQKLHQLAKKSRYETIISTVTRSVHQSINLQDVLENAVDSMSQNIDKADIVGIYLVEGKEAVLKAHRGLTSSYLERAGRIPYPKGLTWKTILEAEPVYCDDVENDRFMGPAGKELGIKSYLSMPIRFEGQTVGMMGINSLEKNAFDQEELKLLDIVVQQIEVAINNAKQAEALRQSEERYRTLFDQSPIGVCIIDRDFKITQCNNHLVQIFRSTYDKIIGLDLRKLKDQSFVPIVEKAFEGELGHHETLYETTTSSAQLWLSARAVPLRDSGGNVTGVMGVVEDITERKNMEEEIIKAHKLESLGVLAGGIAHDFNNLLTVILGNVSLTKMYTNLDYRAHKRLTEAEKACLRARDLTQRLITFSRGGAPVKKETVLGELIRESAEFALKGSKTGCDYSIPKDLWAVEVDEGQVSQVIHNLVINAKEAMLDGGIIKITVENVVGDSPLYLPYNYGDSLRMKDGKYIKITVEDNGTGITKEHLPKIFDPYFTTKQNGSGLGLATAYSIIKNHGGYLGVESEIGVGSKFYVYLPVAQGKSNKSKNSEIRSDGGIGKVLVMDDERLVRELAGEILNHLKYETEFASDGHEAIEAYKRAKENGRPFDVVIMDLTVPGGMGGREAIKRMLEFDPSVKAIVSSGYSNDPVISDYKKFGFRGVICKPYKMEELTEALNRVLDEDD
- a CDS encoding ATP-binding protein; amino-acid sequence: MVKKRDYVDKGELIRLEKMLEQEREARRIAEKALQVAQKDLEKRVLERTLELEKANKTLQAEIAERRRVEEALKESEEKNRTLVEYSFDYICETSADGRFLYVNPKHKDLLDYQPDELQGKSIFEFIHPDDRSRVISEFQRAIATFSSGHAIFRFRHKNGQWNWLESTGRPFRTAAGEIRGIIASRDITERRKSEERQTQLLKELESVNQELNDFAYIVSHDLKAPLRAISSLANWIATDYAEKLEEDGKNQLSLLVTRVKRMHSLIDGILQYSRTGRVKERKVLVNLNQLLAEVIYLIAPPAHIDIQVEDELPSILCERTRMEQVFQNLLSNAVKFMDKQRGEIKITCAQEDGYWKFSIADNGPGIEEKYFDKIFQIFQTLAPRDESENTGVGLALVKKIIEMYNGKIWVESKVGHGSKFFFTLPV